Proteins from one Ictidomys tridecemlineatus isolate mIctTri1 chromosome 14, mIctTri1.hap1, whole genome shotgun sequence genomic window:
- the Sftpc gene encoding surfactant protein C: protein MPAVLLGFPAGLASCPPGSGPVRDYSAGPRGQFRIPCCPVNLKRLLIVVVVVVLVVVVIVGALLMGLHMSQKHTEMVLEMSIGAPEAQQRLALSKHAGTTATFSIGSTGIIVYDYQRLLTAYKPAPGTYCYIMKMAPDNIPSLEALTRKFQNLQAKPANPKLGQEEGHEGGSASSGGDLAFLGLAVSTLCGEVPLYYI from the exons ATGCCTGCAGTTCTCCTTGGCTTTCCTGCTGGCCTGGCAAGCTGCCCACCTGGCTCGGGCCCAGTGCGT gactactcagcaggcccccgGGGCCAGTTCCGCATCCCCTGCTGCCCAGTGAACCTCAAGCGCCTTCTCATCGTGGTTGTGGTGGTGGTCCTTGTCGTTGTGGTGATCGTGGGGGCCCTGCTTATGGGTCTTCACATGAGCCAGAAACATACTGAGATG GTCCTCGAGATGAGCATTGGGGCACCAGAAGCCCAGCAACGCCTGGCCCTGAGTAAGCACGCGGGTACCACTGCCACCTTCTCCATCGGCTCCACTGGCATCATCGTGTATGACTACCAGCGG CTCCTGACTGCCTATAAGCCAGCCCCAGGAACCTACTGCTACATCATGAAGATGGCTCCAGATAACATCCCCAGTCTTGAGGCTCTCACTAGAAAGTTCCAGAATCTACAG GCCAAACCTGCAAACCCTAAgctgggccaggaggaggggCATGAGGGAGGCTCTGCTTCCTCAGGAGGAGACCTGGCCTTCCTGGGCCTGGCGGTGAGCACCCTGTGTGGAGAGGTGCCTCTCTACTATATCTAG